From Ictidomys tridecemlineatus isolate mIctTri1 chromosome 2, mIctTri1.hap1, whole genome shotgun sequence, the proteins below share one genomic window:
- the Tmem176b gene encoding transmembrane protein 176B — MMTQNKVTVNGVDVVSTLSQPTHIDIHIHQESALTQLLKAGASLKQFISRPRDTGPSGARINNAQLALGVTQILLGVVSCTLGVCLYFGPGTGSALRASGCAFWAGCVAIIAGAGAMAHEKYPGKLSGCVSGLLILACIATAVAATVLCVTSLVWQTNDASVTEINSPCDGLNTTTSYRYRWRSYNDKWKEERCRNYMEKMMKMFFAFCSLLAAVCILKIILALASLGLCVRSVCVQSSRPLEEEGSDKKLLGEVPSVSQEKTPTVVIF; from the exons ATGATGACCCAAAACAAGGTGACCGTGAACGGAGTTGATGTGGTCTCTACACTGTCCCAGCCCACCCACATTGATATCCACATCCACCAGGAATCGGCCTTGACACAGCTGCTGAAAGCTGGGGCTTCCCTGAAGCAGTTCATTTCACGCCCTCGGGATACTGGGCCTTCTGGGGCCAGGATAAACAATGCTCAGCTGGCTCTGGGG GTGACCCAGATATTGCTGGGGGTTGTGAGCTGTACTCTCGGAGTGTGTCTCTACTTTGGGCCTGGGACCGGGTCGGCGCTGCGGGCCTCTGGCTGTGCCTTCTGGGCAGGCTGTGTG GCCATCATAGCCGGAGCTGGGGCCATGGCCCACGAGAAGTACCCGGGCAAACTCTCC GGCTGTGTATCAGGCCTGCTCATCCTGGCGTGTATTGCCACAGCAGTGGCTGCGACTGTCCTCTGTGTGACTAGCTTAGTCTGGCAAACCAATGACGCCTCCGTCACGGAGATCAACTCTCCGTGTGATGGTCTCAACACAACCACTAGTTACAGATACAGGTGGAGGAGCTACAACGACAAGTGGAAGGAGGAGAGGTGCAGGAATTACATGGAGAAGATGATG AAAATGTTCTTTGCGTTCTGTTCCCTGCTTGCAGCTGTCTGTATCCTGAAGATCATCTTGGCTTTGGCTTCCCTGGGACTGTGTGTCCGGAGTGTGTGTGTCCAGAGCTCCCGACCCCTG gaggaggaagggtcAGATAAGAAGCTCCTGGGGGAGGTCCCCTCCGTCTCCCAGGAGAAGACCCCAACTGTGGTCATCTTTTGA
- the Tmem176a gene encoding transmembrane protein 176A isoform X2, whose translation MLRGLPRPCNPPTSVCTSTRSRLWPSSCWQDALCCGSQPSLEAQPLRPSATAGCWWPPGSSVFQVVQLVLGVLSGILGGFLYIYGPTKFCYLGAAIWTGAVAVLAGVAGFLYEKRGGICWALLRTLLILASFCTAIAAIVIGASYFHEYYYFVDEDDCKIYSENWPTKSPITPSPKEVRRQNLCISQVNMLKALVISLQAMLMGVWVLLLLASLAPLCLYCWRRFPPKKKRQEKKLLGANGI comes from the exons ATGCTGAGGGGGCTCCCGAGGCCCTGCAACCCACCCACATCAGTGTGCACGTCCACCAGGAGTCGGCTCTGGCCAAGCTCCTGTTGGCAGGATGCTCTCTGCTGCGGCTCCCAGCCCTCCCTGGAGGCACAGCCCCTCAGACCCTCAGCAACAGCCGGCTGCTGGTGGCCTCCTGG GTCCTCTGTCTTCCAGGTGGTACAGCTGGTGCTAGGTGTCCTGAGTGGCATCCTGGGGGGATTCCTCTATATCTACGGGCCCACCAAATTCTGCTACTTGGGAGCTGCCATCTGGACCGGGGCTGTG GCCGTGCTGGCTGGAGTTGCTGGATTTCTTTACGAGAAACGGGGTGGAATCTGCTGG gccctgctgagGACCCTTCTCATACTGGCATCTTTCTGCACCGCCATTGCAGCCATCGTAATTGGGGCTAGTTACTTCCATGAATACTACTATTTTGTAGATGAAGATGACTGTAAAATCTACTCAGAAAATTGGCCCACTAAATCCCCCATCACCCCAAGTCCCAAAGAAGTCAGAAGGCAAAACCTGTGCATCTCCCAGGTGAACATGCTGAAG gccctgGTCATAAGCCTCCAGGCCATGCTCATGGGTGTCTGGGTCCTGTTGCTTCTGGCATCTCTGGCCCCCCTGTGCCTGTACTGCTGGAGAAGATTCCCCCCGAAGAAG AAAAGACAAGAGAAGAAACTACTGGGAGCAAATGGGATCTAG
- the Tmem176a gene encoding transmembrane protein 176A isoform X1 — protein sequence MATADDAEGAPEALQPTHISVHVHQESALAKLLLAGCSLLRLPALPGGTAPQTLSNSRLLVASWVVQLVLGVLSGILGGFLYIYGPTKFCYLGAAIWTGAVAVLAGVAGFLYEKRGGICWALLRTLLILASFCTAIAAIVIGASYFHEYYYFVDEDDCKIYSENWPTKSPITPSPKEVRRQNLCISQVNMLKALVISLQAMLMGVWVLLLLASLAPLCLYCWRRFPPKKKRQEKKLLGANGI from the exons ATGGCGACTGCAGACGATGCTGAGGGGGCTCCCGAGGCCCTGCAACCCACCCACATCAGTGTGCACGTCCACCAGGAGTCGGCTCTGGCCAAGCTCCTGTTGGCAGGATGCTCTCTGCTGCGGCTCCCAGCCCTCCCTGGAGGCACAGCCCCTCAGACCCTCAGCAACAGCCGGCTGCTGGTGGCCTCCTGG GTGGTACAGCTGGTGCTAGGTGTCCTGAGTGGCATCCTGGGGGGATTCCTCTATATCTACGGGCCCACCAAATTCTGCTACTTGGGAGCTGCCATCTGGACCGGGGCTGTG GCCGTGCTGGCTGGAGTTGCTGGATTTCTTTACGAGAAACGGGGTGGAATCTGCTGG gccctgctgagGACCCTTCTCATACTGGCATCTTTCTGCACCGCCATTGCAGCCATCGTAATTGGGGCTAGTTACTTCCATGAATACTACTATTTTGTAGATGAAGATGACTGTAAAATCTACTCAGAAAATTGGCCCACTAAATCCCCCATCACCCCAAGTCCCAAAGAAGTCAGAAGGCAAAACCTGTGCATCTCCCAGGTGAACATGCTGAAG gccctgGTCATAAGCCTCCAGGCCATGCTCATGGGTGTCTGGGTCCTGTTGCTTCTGGCATCTCTGGCCCCCCTGTGCCTGTACTGCTGGAGAAGATTCCCCCCGAAGAAG AAAAGACAAGAGAAGAAACTACTGGGAGCAAATGGGATCTAG